tttttgtgccagtcgaagggttgccgggccatttctagaacgaggcagctcgtttccggaaatgcggcgctttgttggaaataaaatgaggtttcgggaaatcccgattattccaactctgccccggattcttactttgcgtcCGACAAAGGCACCCTTCAATGTACTCGAGTCGCACGGATCAACAGTGGGCTTGCCAATTTCATTCAGATTTGTCGATGCATTAAGACCCAAATATGGTCACGGAATGCCGTATAGTCAAAAGGCAAACTATGCCACTTAATCTTTCCTCTCTCATTGAGACATTCCAAGTGTGAGTAGAATTTACACAGTTGAATTTTTACTTTTGGACTAGGAGTGTCATTCAATTCATGTTGTGAAAAAGCTATAAAAATAACTGTCACCCGTAATATCTCAACACATATCCTATCATACCATATACATGTAACATAAATTTTGTCTAGATGTCACTGTAGTTTTCGCAATTTGCCTATATTTACCTTGATTTACTTTAAGATCAacacaatattttgttttcttttcctgCTTTATGAATATGAGGTACTCAAaactttgtatatatatatataagacaaTAACAGCAAGAGCTACATATGATGGAAAACTTGAAAGAATCCTTAAAATTGCTGatgatttttctttttttattaaaGTAAGAGAAGAAGTAGATTCATTTATTATCATCAATTGACACTGTATACTGGGTAATATGGTTGGGGGCAGTTCCTCAACCacccacaggcggaaggtatcgttcactgataccttccgcctgtgaacCACCTTTTTTGCTCGATACACACTACTACAGACTGCTTCTGTCCCAAATGTAGCAAAttaacaaagacacaaacagaaaTCAAGCTTTCCGAATTCGATTCTAAGTCAGTGCATACATATATGACTCGACATCAACCGGATGTGTGGGACGACCGATCACAAGAAAATATGTGTCCGTGAAAACACTCATTTCAGATTATCTTTTCGGGTTCAAAGGTGACCTAAAATCTTCACTTACCTTACCCAATTACATAACTGTGAAATAGACAATACAGattccttcttcttttttgttgttgccaggTTTCAGTTTCTGAACAGCAACGTACATTGAAAACACCCTAGCCCTACCAAGACTGAATAATAAAAATCCCCTACTCTGGACTTTCCGCTAATGTTCCTCTCGCCTTTGCTAACATGTGAAAAACTGTCAACCCGACTTCCGTCGTATATTACGAGACGGTTTACTTCAGAGAAAACACAATTACATACAAGTTACATACAAAAGAATCTTTTCTAAAAGTAATCAGGTAATAAGTTGTTTATTTTCCCACTAATACGTGACACTCAATAACATACTTTTTTACTTTATTTCACAAGGTGCCTTAAATAATGCTATTATTAGTACTCGAACTCTAATTTTGTCTTCGACGTGTTACTAAAAAGAACCGAAACCTACCGGAATCACCAAAACTAAGAAACAATAACCGCAAAATGCTTTCTTTATTGAGAAATCcgaaacagatagactgacaACGTTCCCCAAATAACTAAAAAATAAACGAatcgaaaaacaagaaaggtaggttgttggaacgtttgttattgacaaaacaatacatccacagatatttcgacccaacggtcttttaagtgaacagacagaaAAGAATAAACGTTTacacaaaaaaaaggaaaacaatgtCGGTTGGTCTGTGGAACTTCTCATGTTAGACAAAGCAAAGATTCTTTTTTGCAACAACtgaaatttttgttttaaactaaGTGTATTGATATGTttgtctatgaatgttttatAAACTATCAAAGTACAGGAAAGGTTAGATTATGAAACAAACAATACGAAACATTCACAGGCGGTGCGTCGACTGCATTAATAGCATTTGTAGTGTACAAATAATGACAAGACAATGAAAGGAACTTAGCTGAGTAGGCGGCTTTGACTtggatcatgtgtgtgtgtgtgtgtgtgtgtgtgtgtgtgtgtgtgtgagtgtgtttgttttgtttctttaaaTTCTTTTTATGTGTTGTGCGTTTGACTGAATAAAACATCCATAAAATCCATTAAAAAACCCATTAAAAAACCACACGTACTCAATTAGCTTAGTAGGCATTACATCAGTCAGGATGTCATGGTCGCAAAAGTTCTAAAATCTAACCTTCTTGATTTTTTAAATAGATAAAACAATCCCTCTCGGATGTCACtgaaaaaaatcttgtaaaaataaataaaaccttACTCAATTTGTGTTCTCGTCCTTACTCTTATGTTGGACAACCGAAATCAGTCTCGGTGATTTAGATGATTTATGTGCAACCTGAACATAAGACTATCCtcagcggattatgactttattcagttattctgcagaaaaacataaatgctggagaaaaactgtttgtttctgcagcatttctgcataatgtcatcttttgcgagagcaacgttttttttgcagtaaaacagttttactgcagtaaaattgaaatcaagaatgctgcagtaaaaggGTGATgctgttttactggagaaaaaatgtttacactttttcttcagcattttggcattattcagttattctgcagaaaaacagaaatgctggagaaaaactgtcttttctgcagcatttctgcataatgtcatcttttgccgaagcaacgggtttttctggagcaaaacattttactgcagtaaaattgaaatcaagaatgcacagtaaaacggtgctgttgttttactgcagaaaacctgtttacactttttctgcagcattttgtactggctcattataatgttagagcacgcgagcccccctctgtcgagagatggactcatccataattaccaatagttgtgagtgacacgaatgtattttgtctgtctgacttcctttccgccggaaattcaaagtttcaaattaaacaatggcacctgtcagcaacattgtcacattttCCCAGACGAACGCAGTAGTCCACTTCGTGTGCGATTTGCTTTAGAAATTGTTCACGTTCGGCTAATTGTGAAGTTGAATATAATGCCCTTAtgctacacgccttctgattggtacactgcggaacaaactattatactatcccagggggcgacgaatacaaacgctactttacaaggtcgtttgtttttctccagaaaaactgtcacagactattctgaagaaaaagttaatcgcaataatactgcagaaaaccaagtaaacattatgcttcagaaaaactgttttactgcagtaaaaaacgttgcttcggcgaaagatgacattatgcagaaatgctgcagaaaagacagtttttctccagcatttcggtttttctccagaataactgaataatgtcataatccgccaagagccagtacaaaatgctgcagaaaaaatgtaaacaggttttctgctgaaacaacagcaccgttttattgcagcattcttgatttcaattttactgcagtaaaatgttttgctgcagaaaaaaacgctgcttcggcgaaagatgacattatgcagaaatggtGCAGAAAAGAACGTTTTTTCTctagcatttgtcttttctgcagaataactgaataaagtcataatccgctaaggatataAGACCGCCTTCTTTCACAGCTAGCCGGCGCTATAGTTCCACAGGTATACGCTAGTGCCATGATGTCGTCAGTATCACCGCAGAAATATTATACAGCggttgacatatatatatatacaaacatatGGACCAAAAACCGTTTTAAAAAACATgagggaaaaaaacacacacaaagataaaaTAGTATCATATTTGTAGCAAAATGGTCGACGTTTTGCTGAATAAACGAAACAAAACTGACGGGAACATACTTACAGACGACGGGTTTTGACCTGAGACGGACACACACGTGGCAACACAGATTGTCAGTTAGCTGGTTAATCAAGCAATAGAACCGTGGGCGAACGATCAATCTTATATGCTTCACTGTGACAAGAAGAGAAGAGTTTTAAAGGACAGTCGTGGGAAACGACAGGAATTATTTTAATACTAGTGAAAGTCACGATAAGGAAAAGCCAGGCTTTTCCCTGGTTACTGCTACTCGACTGCCCGGTGTGCGTAAAGCGTAATTATGAAAACCCATTGGGTAAACGCGTTACTGACAAAGCCGAAAGGAAAACTTCGCCCGTGCAGTAGGACGGAAACCGGTAATGAAATGCAGTGTAGGCCTATAGGCTATCCTGCGCAGTGTTTGGTGTCATGTGCGGCTAACGCGGACTATATATAGGGACACACAACAATGACTCGATCGAAACTCAGAGTTTGCCAGCGTATACTAGTATTACTACCGACGTGCATCAGTGTGTCAGGATCAGGATCAGGATCGATACATTGCAGGAACCTTTTTAGcctgccggtgtgacgttttcatctttcgccgtgttgatatttcgcttctcggcctcgttgatctagtataaactctacactgaacaaaaaaacacccttcgatagtactgatgagcgaccttgtgtaccttacattcatggggccaaatttgtccaaccaatttgttttatttaacttagaaatttgattcatcctaaaatgttttccttcttactcaagggacgtaaccactcagtacacgttttcgaagaattcgatctTGGGGGtaaaatctattaaattttaccaccaattttcttcacatgcaagaaactgacatgcttttcgtccataaataatttcacttcttaattttaccaggaaacaacatttcagtcttgagtatatatgtcgagggggaaatactgatgtacacaggcgaaagatgaaatcgtgacaccggtgcgcgtgcgtgcgtgcgccgtGTGCGGTACACGGTGTGCGTGCCGCTTGCCGCGTGTGCGTGCCGCGTcagtgtgtgcgttcgtgcgtgcatgtgtgtgtgtatgtgtgccacggcccgtcagtgtgtgtgtgtttgtgagtgtgtgtgtgtgtgttcaagttgtgagtgtgtgtgtgtgtcagttcaagTTCCGTGCAtgcgcagggccggaccaaatgagttgtaagggggggggggggggggggttcctccttttttgggggggcaaatcaacgaagtggcgaagccacaagcgcgcgcctgcaaagcaggcgcgcgaactaggggggtccgggggcatgctcccccggaacatttttgaaaaacggttaaaatctgtgcaatctggtgcattctggggccttgttttgagggttaaggcctgtcagtgtgagttggtgggggggggggggtacctttttctcatcggatttcacattgaataaaatttgttagagacacacacaaaatttattttaaaaaaaacaactaaaaaaaaaacactcaaagcaaggtacatgctttttccaggggtggggatccggaacccctggaccccccccccccccctgggtccggccctgatgcgTGCATGAGAGATTTGGTTTTACTTGACATGATTTGTACACCGTCCTTTCTTTACTGAGTAGAAATCTCAGTAACGAGAGAGAAATAAATCCCATGGTTTTCCACCATGCAGTGTCAGTCTCTTCTGTGTTGTTTCAGTGAAGTATTGTGCTGGGGTAACCGTGAAGTAACCTTCTAAGTGCTTTATCTTCCAGTCAAAGAACTCAGCCTGCAGAACAATTTCATTTGAAGGCCGGTTGATGTTCAAATCGCAGTTTCAACTTGACCAGTAAGTCTAAGCTCTAGTGCTCGATTGTAATCTTTACttttttatttaataaaaaGAGTCTTTTTGCTTAAAGTATCAGGCGAAGaaacataattattatttgCGTAAATAAATCTTCTCTTGTTTTTctatcttttttattttatttttttttttacgtgacACTGACAGGGAATGCGCGGGCTGAACTCAGATGTgcatattttcgaaagaaaaaagcATCACAACGTATGAGTGTATGAATTTTCCGCTCAAAATGATGCGGCCTTTTTCTTTAAAAGCATGTACATCGAAGCTCACTTTTCCGCTTCTGGTCCACTGTGACGCCATGATCGCTTGCCTCAACTGTCGCGAACTGATTCACTGGTCGCCTGCCTCGGATTAAAGTGGCGCAACCCTTCAACGACCAATACCCCAAACAACTatgaacagagacagacaaacactccgTGAAACACAGGATgctaacacagacagacacagtcactgaGCACAGACATaataaacacactgacacacacggcggcacagacacacacacacacacacacgcacacacacacacatacacacacatatagataGAGTAAAACTGTAAGCATAATAGTAATACCATAATTGTATTAGTATCAAAAGCAAGCAACATATTTTATATCATTCACGTTCAAAAACAAAACGGGTATTTCAATTTTATTCAGCGAAAAGAGTGATACTGTACATCATGTGTTAGTTGATATGTAGGCTATATATATGTGATACGTATTATTCATGTATGTATAGACATCACATATAATTCATATTTCCTATCTTTTCTtgattcctttttttttttttttttttttacagcttCTTTTCTCGTACGTCTATTGTTTTTTGTACATTAACATAATGAACTCAGTGAAAATTACTTTATTGTCAAAGTGAAACATGTAAAAATTATAGATCTATAACATCAttttaaaacaatgaaaacataaCACAAGTGCTTTGTGTTATCTCGCACATCaataatgacaaaacaaagcacacTTCTGTGTGCATACAATAGAAAACATGTACAAttgaaacaacaaataatggCAAGCAGTGAACAATTGCATGTCGGTTTGGCAACATTTTCAAACAGTGTTAGGCAATATACAATGACATTCAAAAGTCAAATCATGAGTCGTACATATTCATTTAACATTTTACGAAACGAACTTTACAGCAGATATATACATTGTTATTGCAATAACAGAGGAACACATACAATCATAGAACACCATCAGTCTGTCCTCAGACCACAAAGGAGCCTGCATATCCGctcgtccttcttcttcttcttcttcccgtgGGGGACCGGATCCAATTTCTTGGATGTTGAAGGTCCCGCGTCCACAGTTCCTTTGCCAAACAATCGGACAATCTTTAGATTCAACCAGCGAGCTTGACATTGTTATTATATAATTATCAGGATGATAGGggatcaggggcggatcacatcattcttaagggggggggggggggtccaaatttattttggggacaattcgacgacgcgaagcgtttagttgagggcgcaaagcgttcgaacctcctgGGGGTGTCCGGGGACGTGCCTCCTCCCACCCCCtcagaaaatgttgataaaaacgaggaaaatgaagcaatctgagccaagaaacttcccctaatacaccttccaaaaagtatcttaaataaaacaaataggatcaaaacaaggataaatgaccgatctggtgcaaccttagccaacaaattaccctaCTACTTTTCGAAACCGCCACTTAGAGGACAAAGGCCGGATCCTAGGGGAGTCCGAgatcatgccccccccccccccccccccccccccccgggaaaattttgataaaaatcaaggaaaatggagcaaactcagccatcagtttttctttattttccccctaaaatttcttctttttttctctctccattttccttttttaagtagggtgtgtgtggggtgggggtattctgataatcctcgctccacggctatcgccagttgtctctctgaccggacgcgacagtcctacgcgaatctatcaaaaccagaatacagagtgatctcccatatgttgttcacgagcagtgttcgcgagacgaaaatgattgcagattggccgacttcgacagtgatctctgttctgttcttcttcttcttcttgcgttcgccgtcacaccatcagtttagtctgcgagacgaatgacgtcgtggcttccaggtcttgtctgctcccatagagtttggtgcggagagggactgatgctggccacactttgtctctgattggtttgagttgggggcatgtcattaagacatgttatggagtctggtcttccagaccacagggacaggttggtgatggggtcACCTTCAGCTTCCTGAACATGTGGGCGTTGAGGCGACAGTGACCAGTTCGTAGTCGCATGATCACTACTTGCTGCCATCGTTCTAGGAGATGATATGCGTCTCTCGTGGATTGTGGTCGCATTGCTACCTTCACGAGGTTTTTCTTTTCAGCGAAGCTGACCAGGTTGTCTGGTTGTTCCTCCCTGGCACCGAGTTTGGCGagctcatcagctgtttcattgCCTGGAATTCCGCAGTGTGCTGGAACCCATTGCAGGACTACTCGTCGAGTCTTGGCAAGCTCCTGGAGTTTCTCCATCAGACGAGGAAGTTTGTTTCCTGCAAGGGCTTCCAAGGCAGACAGTGCATCAGAGAAGAAAACAACTTGGGGGCATTGGCTTTCCGATTCATGAATCATGGAGGCTGCTTGCATGATGGCCTGAACTTCTGCTGCATAGTTTGAGCAGTACTTTCCTGTTGGTATCCCTGCTGTAGAAGTGTGcctcacagttatgataaagacatcgttctaaggtcaaaacaagtcgaaagtttgggactgctgccggaaggagaccgtaatatatggttgcatcactgtaaaaaaaatcgtctgctccagcgagcgccgaaaccaaacggttgattatcacgtgacacttatgccatatttagagttgtttacacagtaaatacatccgcgaaaaatagctcgcttgaaactgtctaaaataaaaattcctctgtaatttaaaaattacaaaacaccatgaaaaatcactATCggcgatcgcgaatctgcttacatccataacacattacaaaaagctctaaatatgtaaaaaaaaatcggtttccttgccagacaaggacaCTCAAGgctcagggagagaatgagccgaacccattttgacctgaggtcaggatggggtgggggatggTTGAGGTGAGGTGATGGAAGGGGCCGCTGTAATTTTACAAAGTATGTACACGTAGTACATTAGAAAAATCGATCTACAGTCTTTGTTCCTGTGGGGCATGTTACAGTCATAAACCAAATACAAAATTAGGtagacaaaaaataaaaaaaaataaaaacaataacatatcgccggtgtaacacgaaatttttactccacgaaaaatttactccggagtaaatatttcgtacgaaattcttactccgagtacacttttcgtacgagaaaagaactccccaaggcacgaaaaaattactccctccacgaattttttactccccattttttgttacttccagtaaaaaatctcgtacgcaaaaatgggatgcgggcgaagggataatgccaataagtgatctcgcgcacacgaatgtcgcgctaccctccttctaCCCCTTCCACCAcaaagactaacaggggacaagtatgacggcttactagtgccaaaacctggggttatccattatcacgtgataattactaattaacgctgtcagttactgttttcactcgttagttactcattcacgggataattagtaatgttttcgggaaaatgactaatttttatttttggcactagcaatccgtcaggaaatgagccaaaactaaaaattagtaattaacaggtgaaagttagtaattttcacgggaaaattagtaTTTTTTACGGGAAAactagtaattaacacgtgaaaatggtaattatcaagggaaaattactaattttcccttgataattacaattatgaggttttggcactagtaagccctatgacggcttacttgtgccaaaacctggggttacccattatcacgtgataattactaattaacgctggcAGTtgctgttttcacctgttagttactcattttcacgggaaaattactaatttttagttttggcactagcaatccgtcaggaagtaagccaaaacaaaaaattagtaattaacaggtgaaagttagtaaagtaattttcccgggaaaattagtaataaacacgtgaaaatggaaattatcaagggaaaattattaattggctcacgtaagtgtagcctatgcggtgctaacttttttctgtctgtgcgtgcgtgcatgcgtatacgtgtgtgtgtgtatgtctgtggtagaaactttaacatttgaagacgtcatattacattgacgtcacattatgacgtaaaagggttagacgtcacacgaaggaattactgaaagtctcggtcattgttattttgagcgggctgagactagttggcagtcatgtccctgtaagtaggctacatgcagacagacagatctagatctagtgtctcgctttcttgcacagtttcacctatatACCGGTTCTCTCGTCAAGCACGAAAAATTTTTACATAACACTAGCTTTTCACTCATTATAACCATGCCAAGATTGTATGCTACGTGCGCAAATAATTCTCTTCTTTACTATTTCTCGGGTCTGTGATCAGATCTCGTTTTcaaaaaactgtacaaaaagagTGGCTTCTGCAAACAACTGCCTCTTCAAGTAGTTGTGAACGGCAGGGGCCTTTTGAAGAAGAATTTCTTCCGCAGAGTGCTGAAAAAAGCAGGCGACTGTTTGTACACTCTGCCGTCTGCCTGCAGAATGTCCAGGCTCGCCACGGAGTTGTTCACGGCCAGCAGAATTTCCTGGATGTCAAACCTGAGGGAGAGAGttggagagaaagaggagaaaaaaGAGACATTATGTTCTGTTACTAGGTTTTAAGGTTTCGAGGTTTTAGGTCAATATCGGGTCCTCTAGGGACCAGGGGACACGGAGTAAATATTTACAaattaccacacacacaacatattcCACACAACCAAAACGCATAATGTAAGCATTAAATTGACTGAACCCTAGCATGTTGGTCGgctgtttaaaaaataaaactagTCAGCCAACTTTCCAGACTCTTGGGCTCAGCTTAGGAATAGTGATGTGTGTACGCGTGTACGCCTctgtgtggcgtgtgtgtgtgtgtgtgtgtgtgtgtgcgcgcgcatgtgtgtgtgtgcgcgtgtgacTCAGTGTATATGTACCTGTGCCCATATTTCATCAGTCCCACAGCCAGTGTCTGTATGAAGACAGATCCAGATGAAGGGCTCCTATAGGACTCGTATCCAGGGACAGTGGAGTAGCTCAGAAGAAAGTCGCTATCTTCCGGAATCAGCGTTGGTTCCGCTCGACCTGTTGATACGTCAATATCCTCTGCGTCCATCGGGCGAAATCCTTAAATGAttttaaaagaagaaaatggaagaaagaaaagaataagAATCCAtttccaaccaaccaacaaaccaaccaacaagcGAAAAGGAAGACAAGCGAAAAGAAAGGGAggtggagggtggggggggggggggggggggggggggcagcaacaacaaaacaaagggggaaaaaaagaagaaaaaatcaagCAAAATAACAATAAGCGTAACGATAAAGTGTCCCTGAGCCCTTGTTCCTACGTAACTTTCACCAGTGGGACATTTCATTTACCATTCAATAACGAAGGCCTTAATGGTGCCGGGACGTATTTTCATAGCCTGAAAAATGTGCCTAAGTTGCCATAACGGTTCAGTCAAATTACAGAAAATTAGGGATACCCATGCGGTCTTTCAACATGTTGACGTTCAACTTGACTCCTGCCGTTTCAACAGGTCAGATTTACATTTTACTTGAACGGTGATGACGCCGATGCTGATCTTATCGGCACAACATGCCGCGAAACAAGGAAGTAAAAACTGAAACTGAATAGTCCGCGTTGTCGCTAATTGGGAAGCCTGGATTACATTAAAAGCGCTCGGCCAAGCACATTATGCCTTCATTCAAGAATAGTCTACCCAATTTCATACACTAACAGAACTTTGAAAGCAAGGGAAATTATTCGCCACTGCCTATGCTCAAGACGCTTATCGGCGCACCGCGTCCTCATtatttacatttaatcaagttttgactaaatgtttaacttgactaaatgttttaacatagacggggaatcgagacgagggttgtggtgtgtgtgtgtgtgtgtgtggctgtgtgcgtGTAGAATGATTCCAAgacaactactggaccgatcttattgaaactttacatgagagttcatgggtataatatccccagaacattttttcttttttggaaaaaatatcactgatgacgtcatatccggcttttcgcactatcacgccctcattttttaatcaaattgattgacattttggtcaagcaatctttgactcagtccggactatgggattgctaTTCAGCTTGGAAGTTTAGATAATAGTTaataagtttggtcattaaaaatctgaaaattgtaattaaaaataatttcatcttactcttcaccattttctgattcccaaaaacatataaatatgttatattcggattaaaaacaagctacgAGAATACAAAATATGTaaatatgattaaaataaaatttccgaaatcgatttaaaaacaatttgatcttatttcttgttgatttctgattccaaaaacatatagatatgttatgttcggatgaaaaacaagctcagaaagttaaaaaaaaaaaatgagagagatacaaaaaagcgtgctatgcagctcaGCGTACAAGACCACTACCACACTAAACGGGCTCGTCAATTTCAATGCCatttcaatttcattttgtgacttcgacagcttgactaaatgtagtaatttcgccttacgcgacttgttgcttCTCCGGCCTTACTTCTTCGCCCCTTAAAACAGTGAACTCGTAAACATGCAGTGGTACATTTCAAACTCAGTTTTCTTAAAAATCAGACAGGTTTTGTATGCTTGGCGTATGTGTTCCACTGTTCACGTTCATTTTGATAAATCATGATAGGTAtggagtttttgtgtgtgtaagttaaTCATTGCAGGTGCTTCTTAATCATTATTACGTTAAAGTGAATGTCCCTGATTAGACTTCTTGAGGTCAAATTCAGCGTAATATATTTTCTAAAGAGAGCCGTGGGCAGGCGAGCTTTGCCATTCAGCACTAGTATTTTCAACAGGTCTTACCCTTTTGTTTGTCGTTTCCTTGACAAGCTTGCACGAAGAATAACTTGGGCTTTCCCGCCAATGAAGGGCAGTATTGTGGCTTCATGGCAGAAGTTAGGTC
The sequence above is a segment of the Littorina saxatilis isolate snail1 linkage group LG3, US_GU_Lsax_2.0, whole genome shotgun sequence genome. Coding sequences within it:
- the LOC138962684 gene encoding uncharacterized protein — encoded protein: MQAASMIHESESQCPQVVFFSDALSALEALAGNKLPRLMEKLQELAKTRRVVLQWVPAHCGIPGNETADELAKLGAREEQPDNLVSFAEKKNLVKVAMRPQSTRDAYHLLERWQQVVIMRLRTGHCRLNAHMFRKLKVTPSPTCPCGLEDQTP
- the LOC138962680 gene encoding caspase-7-like; the protein is MGSEVRDISLDTFPEVWGMFKTMCGYPIATGSRGKVVIISNTFLDSGVLAYRPGNEIDQRLLACVLKYFGFEVEQHTDVSDTEMRDIMERVASQDHSQYDSFVCCILSHGRQGKVYGNNGKAVPIEDLTSAMKPQYCPSLAGKPKLFFVQACQGNDKQKGFRPMDAEDIDVSTGRAEPTLIPEDSDFLLSYSTVPGYESYRSPSSGSVFIQTLAVGLMKYGHRFDIQEILLAVNNSVASLDILQADGRVYKQSPAFFSTLRKKFFFKRPLPFTTT